The Micrococcales bacterium genomic sequence ATGACCTGGCACTTGGAAGTTAGGCCTTTGCGGCAGTATTCACAGGTGCCGCACATGGACATACAGCTGACAACGACGCGGTCGCCAACTTTGTGGCTACGAACTTGATCGCCGACCTCCAACACGGTGCCCACACCTTCGTGGCCCAGGACGGTGCCGTCGGTGGTCTCCGGCACGTCGCCCTTCAAGATGTGAAGGTCTGAACCGCAAATTGTGGTGGTGTCGATCTGGACAATGGCGTCCAAGGGGTCGGCTAGTTTTGGATCTGGAACAGTCTCCCAGGCCATCTGACCAGGCCCGTGGTAGACGAGTGCTTTCATCCTCGAAAACCCTTTCATATGGGATGTTAGTGCTGAAATTTCTGGCGCCCGCTGGCGCCAAGGTCACAATATGCCTTTTTGTGAAAAAGGGCCAGTATTGGTGGAAAACCCTTAGCGTTGTTTGGCTGCGGTCCCAACCGAACGGCAGCCGGGCCTTGTTTTCTAGGGCCGATGCCGCGCCGTGCGGCCCCAAAAGAAAAGGTCACCTGGGGCCGGGCACCAGCAAAAAAGGCCCCGGTTCCCCCTGACGGGGCCGGGGCCGGTGAGCTGGACGTCAGTAGCCGGCGGCGTGGTACTTAGCCACCACCTTGGCCGGCACCCGGCCGCGGGTTGAAACCGGGATTCCGTTCGACGAGGCCCAGGCGCGCACAGCAGCTGGGTCAAAATCGTCATGCTGGCGCTTGGAGGGTCGCAAGGCGGAACGATGGGTGCCTACCTTCCTCCCGGCCGCCACGTACTTGTCCAAAAGGCCGCGCAACTCAGCTGCGTGGTCCGAGTTGAGATCTATCGTGTAGATCTTGCCGTCTAGTCCAAAGTTGACTGTGGATGTGGCCGGCGTTTGGTCAATATCGTCGAGTAGTTCGACAACTACGCGTTGCGCCATGAAGAGGTCCCGTTCTAATTAGTTGGTCGTGTCCTAGACACCTTTACACAGCCAATATACCCAATAATTGGCCAAGTAAGATCTTCAGCACCATAGCCGAGGGATAGACCATGGCGTAACCGAGTGCAACCCGGGCGTCAGCATTGGTCTTGGCGTTAGCAAATGAGAGCACGGCTGGTTGGGTTTGAACGCCGGCCACCATGCCGGAAAGGCGCGTTCCGCCAATTTTGAAGACTTGTCGCATCACAACGAACATCGAGGCCCCCATGACACTTGTGATGACCGCGCCGAGCAGCAGAATTCGCCACCATTCACCGGAAGAAAAGGCTAGGGAAATCTGAGTCCCAGCGGTCAAGCCGGCCTGGGCCAGGAACAGCAGTAAGCCCAGTTCAGAGATGGCTTGGGCCGAGCTGGTCGGCATGGTTAGGACAACTGGTCCACATCGCCGTAGCCGCCCAAAAATGAGCCCAACTATCAAGGTGCCGGCGGCCGCACCGAGTTTGAATGTGTTCGCCCCAATCGGCACCGGAATCAGGCCAATGCCCACGCCCAGAGCCAGGCCAAGGGCGAAGCCGACCGGGTTGATATCGGCCAGGCCGCGCACTGAATCTCCGAAGAATTTCGTCAATGCGTCCATTCGTTCGCGTGATGCAGTTACCCGGACTCGGTCACCGGTTTGCAGAACCAATGAACCCCGAGCCACCATGTCGACATCGCCTCGCCGCACCCGAATGATGCGGGCCGAATACTGTTCCTCTAGGTCGAGTTCGGCAATGGTGCGGCCAGAAAGCATTGGGTTGGACACGGTGATACGCCTAAAGTCCAAATAGCGGCGGTCTTGCTCTAGGTTGTGCGATGACAAGTGACCCAGTTCCCGAGTTATCGCAGCGGCGCAATCCTTTGACCCAACCACAGTCACAAGGTCATCGCGCCGCAATACATCATCCTCGCTGGCGGCCAGGATTGGCTGGTGTTCACCGTGGCGCACCCGGGCGAATTTGATTCGACCCTCGTAGCGTTCCTCTAAGCCGGCGATGGATGGCAGCGAGTCTGATTCGACCCTAATTGTGCGCGAAACCAACGGGGCCGGTGCGTCAGTGTCGCGGGAGGAGACCCGCAACGCCATCTGCGCCACAATCAACATCCCCAGTACGCCAAAGATGTAGGACACGGCGTAGCCAACAGTGGGTAAAGCCTGGTCAGCCAGGGGCAGGGCACCGGTGGACGCGGCCAGGGCCGGGGTGTTGGTTAGCGCCCCGGCGAAGGTGCCGGCGGCCACCCCGCCAGGCAACCCCAGCAGCCGGCCTCCGCCAAAGGCCAGGCCAGCGCAGGCCACGAACATGACCAGAGTGGCCAGGATTGGCCGCCAGCCGTCGCGTATGGAGGCGAAAAAGTTTGATCCGCTAATCACCCCAACGGTGAAGGTGAACAGGACCAGGCCAAAGGTGCCCAGAATCTCAACCTGGTGGGATTGGCCTGCTTCCATCACAAGGCCCATTGAGGTGGCCCAGGCGGAAAAGCCGATGGCGACGAAAAGCACGGCGGCAGCCGCGATGGAGATGCCCTTGATGCGGATCTCGCCCAGAACCGAGCCCAAACCGACCATTAGCATCATGATCAGCACGGGCTGGGACATCAAAAAGCTGGCCACATCTCGCACCCTTTGTAGGATACTCTTCAGCCAGTTCGGACCAGGTCGTCTCATAGATGGCGTCCACATTGTGGACGCCGCTCGCGGCTGTGGCTTGTAGGCTCTAGGATTGCGGCCATGGAAAAACTGACCGTGGTAGTTACCGGGCGCGTGGTCTAACGCCGCCGGTTCGCCACGCGCTTGCCCTCCAGCCTAAGCTAGCCGGCCGGGGGGTTTTTTCTTGTCCGCCTGGCCCATCCGAAGGAGAAAGCAGATGACACCAACGCAGCCAACGCAGCGCATGACCGGCGCTGAGGGCATCGTCAAAAGCCTCGAGGCGCTCGGTGTTGAAGTAGTCTTCGGCATCCCCGGAGGCATGATCCTGCCCACCTATGACCCACTGTTTGACTCCTCGATCCGCCATATTCTGGTGCGTCACGAGCAGTGCGCCGGGCACGCCGCAGTCGGTTTTGCCGCTTCAACCGGGCGGGTTGGCGTCTGCATCGCCACCTCTGGGCCGGGTGCCACTAATTTGATGACTGCTTTGGCGGACGCCAATATGGATTCGGTTCCCGTGGTGGCTATTACTGGCCAGGTGCCGTCTGGGTCCATTGGCACTGACGCCTTCCAGGAATCTGATGTGGTTGGCGCGACCATGCCGCTGACCAAACACTCCTTCCTGGTCAAGGAGAGCGAAGACATTCCGGACACTATTGCCGCCGCTTTTCATTTAGCGAAAACTGGCCGGCCCGGACCGGTTTTGGTCGACATCACCAAATCAGCCCAAGTGGCGGAGTTTGATTACCACGAGCCGCGCCGCCCGCCGCTACCCGGTTACAGGCCCACTATCAAACCGCATATTGGACAGCTGCGTGAGGCGGCCGAGGTTCTTTCACGTGCCACCAGACCGGTGGTGCTGGCCGGTGGCGGCATTATCCGGGCCGGCGCCGGGCCCGAGCTCGAGGCTCTAATCGCCACCACCGGCCTACCTGTGGTTTCGACTCTGATGGGGATAGGTGTTCTGCCGGACCGCCATCCGAACTATTTGGGCATGGGCGGTATGCACGGTTCTGTGCCAGCCGTGGTGGCGTTGCAGCGGGCCGATCTGATCCTGGCCGTGGGCTGCCGCTTCGATGACCGGCTAACCGGACGTTTGGATACCTTTGCCCCTGAGGCCACGGTGATCCACGCTGATATTGACCCGGCTGAAGTTGGCAAACTGGTCAAGGCCCAAGTTCCGCTGGTCGGTGACGCCAAAGCCGTATTGGCTGGGTTGAAACAGCGGGCCGAAGCCTGGGAGAAACCCCTGGACCTGGGCGACTGGTGGCGCCTCCTGGAGGACCTGCGCCAGCGCTACCCCAAGGGCTACGACCAGCCCAGTGATGGCATGTTGGCGCCCCAGAAGGTGGTCGAGCGCATCGCCGCGCTCAGCCCGGACGATTCGATTTTCGCCACCGGCGTTGGTCAACACCAAATGTGGGCGGCCCAGTTCTTGGAGCATAAGGCGCCGCGCACTTTTCTCAACTCCGGTGGCTTGGGCACCATGGGTTACGGCGTGCCAGCGGCTATGGGGGCTCAGGTGGCCAACCCGGACCGCACCGTTTGGGCGATTGACGGTGACGGCTGTTTCCAAATGACCGGGGCGGAGTTGTCGACCTGCTCAGTCGAGTCGATTCCCATCAAAGTTGCCTTGATGAACAACTCATCCCTTGGCATGGTGCGTCAGTGGCAAACCCTGTTTTATGGTTCGCGCTACTCCAACACCGACCTGCATACCGGCCCGGATACACGCATGATTCCAGATTTCGTCAAACTGGCCGACGCCATGGGCGCTGTCGCTCTGCGCTGCGATCGCGATGACCAAATTGACACTGTGATTGAACAGGCCTTGGCCGTGACCGACCGGCCGGTGCTGGTTGACTTCCACATTTCTCGCGATGCCATGGTCTGGCCCATGGTGGCGGCCGGCGCCTCAAATGACGACATCCAGTACGCCCGCGGCATTGCGCCCGAGTTCGACCGCGAGTAAAGGAGCACCTTCATGTCATCACATACACTTTCGGTCCTGGTTGAAAACAAACCCGGCGTCCTGGCCAGGGTGGCGGGGCTGTTTGCCCGCCGCGGCTTCAACATCAATTCCCTGGCGGTTGGACCGACCGAACGACCCGGGGTTAGCCGCATCACAGTGGTGGTCGATGTTGAGCAGCTTCCGCTTGAACAGGTCACCAAGCAGCTCAACAAACTAATCAACGTGCTCAAAGTGATTGAGCTGGAAGGACCAGAAGGTTCGGTCCAACGCGATTTGCTGCTGGTCAAGGTCAAAACGCCGCCGGAAAGCCGCTCCGCCGTGACCCAATTGGTTGACCTGTTCAGAGCTCACGTAGTTGACGTGGCGGCCGAGACGATGGTGATTGAGGCCACCGGCACCGAATCCAAGCTGGCGGCCATGCTGACCCTGCTTGAACCCCACGGCGTGGTTGAACTGGTCAAGTCCGGCACCGTCGGTATTTCCCGCGGCTCGAAAGCCATGTCGGAGCGGGCCAACAAGAAATCATCCAACTAGAGGTACCAAAACACAGTTAAAAGGAGAAATCAGTGGCAAAGCTGTATTACGACGATGACGCGGATCTGAGCATCATTCAAGGACGCAAGGTTGCGGTGATCGGCTACGGCTCACAGGGCCATGCCCACGCCCAAAACCTGCGTGATTCCGGCGTCGAAGTCCGGGTTGGCCTAAACGCCGAGGCTCCCGACCGCGACAAGCCCGTGGCTGCCGGCTTCACCGTCGACTCCCCAGGGGAAGTAGCCGCCTGGGCCGATGTCATCATGATGTTGGTCCCAGACCAGGTGGCCCGCCACGTCTACGCCAACGAGATCGCCCCCAACCTGGCTGCTGGCAACACTTTGATGTTTGCCCACGGCTTCAACATTCGCTTCGGCTACATCAAGGTGCCCGATGGCGTGGACGTCGCCATGGTGGCGCCCAAGGGCCCTGGGCATTTGGTCAGGCGGGAGTTCGCTGACGGCCGCGGCGTGCCGGTACTGGTGGCGGTCGAGGTCGACGCTACGGGTCAGGCTTGGCCGCAGGTGTTGTCCTATGCCAAGGCCATTGGCGGCCTGAGGGCTGCCGGGATTGAGACCACCTTCTCCGAGGAAACCGAGACTGATCTGTTCGGTGAGCAGGCAGTGCTATGCGGCGGGCTCAGTCACCTGATTGAGGCTGGTTACGAGACTTTGGTCGAGGCCGGTTATCAACCTGAGATCGCCTACTTCGAGGTCTTGCACGAAACCAAGCTGATCGTCGACCTGATTTTCGAAGGCGGTTTGGGCAAGATGCGCTGGTCGGTCAGTGACACGGCCGAATACGGCGACTATGTCTCTGGTCCGCGTGTGATTGATGACCAGGTCAAGGCCAGGATGAAAGACATCTTGGCTGATGTGGTCTCTGGCGCCTTCGCCACTCGTTTTGTGGTTGATCAAGACGCCGGCGGCTCTGAGTTCAAGCGTCTGCGCTCCGAGCAGGCCAGCCACCCAATCGAAGCCGTGGGCCAGCAGCTGCGCCAGCTTTTCGCCTGGTCCAAGGTCCAAGACGACTTCGAAGAGGGGCCTGGCGCCTAATGAACAGCCAGCTCGACCTGGCCGTCATAGCCGGGGATGGCATTGGCCCAGAGGTAGTCGAGCAGGGTCTTAGGGTGTTGCGGGCGGCCTTGGAGCGCGAGTCGCTGGAGGTCAAGGCGACTGAATACGACCTTGGCGCCAAGCGTTGGCACGCCACTGGCGAGACCCTGCCGGCAGACGAACTGGCCGCCATCGGCAGGCACCAGGCCATCTTGTTGGGCGCCATCGGCGATCCGACTGTGCCCAGCGGAGTGCTCGAACGCGGTTTGCTGCTCAAGCTGCGCTTCGCCCTTGACCAGTACGTTAACCTGCGGCCGGCTAAGTTGTACAACGGCGTCTCATCGCCTTTGTACAAGCCCGGCGCAATTGACTTCATGGTTGTACGGGAGGGCACTGAAGGACCGTACGTTGGCAACGGCGGCGCTATCAGGGCCGGCACGGAACACGAGATCGCCACTGAGGTCTCGATCAACACTGCCTTTGGCGCCTTGCGCACTATCGAATACGCCTTCGAGCTGGCGGCCAAACGTGAGCGCCAAAAGCTCACTTTGGTCCACAAACACAACGTCCTGGTTCACGCCGGACATTTGTGGCAGCGCCTGGTTGAGCAGGTCAGCCCGGCATATCCGCAGGTCACAGTCGACTATTTGCATGTCGATGCGGCCACAATTTTCATGGTCAACGACCCGGGCCGCTTCGATGTGATTGTGACAGACAATCTCTTTGGCGACATTTTGACCGACCTGGCCGGTGCTGTGGTGGGCGGCATTGGTCTGGCGGCCTCCGGCAACATCAACCCCGAGGGTCGCTTCCCCTCAATGTTCGAACCAGTCCACGGTTCGGCACCAGATATTGCCGGACAATCTAAAGCCGATCCAACCGCCACCGTCCTGTCAGTTGGTCTGATGCTGCGGCATCTGGGCCATCAAGCTGCGGCGCTGCGGGTCGAACAGGCCGTTGCGGCCGATCTTGCTTTCCGCGGCACCGCCAGCCGCTCGACTGAAGAAGTTGGCGATTCACTGGTCACCTTGGCCACCTCAGCCCCCTAGGAGGAAACGACATGGCAGAGCTAACTACTGCCGCCGGCCCCAGTTTCGAGCTGGAGCTAACGGCCAAACCTCTGCCCCAAGCCGAGCGAGCGGCTGTCATGACCAACCCAGGCTTCGGCTCAGTTTTCACCGATCACATGGTCAGGGTCGACTGGGACAGCCAAAGCGGCTGGGGTGGTCACCGGGTGGTAGCGAACCAACCGATCTCGCTTTGGCCGGCGGCGGCAGTCCTGCACTACGCCCAAGAGATCTTTGAAGGCCTCAAGGCCTACCGCTGGGATGACGGTTCGATTAGAACCTTTAGGCCCTGGGCTAACGCCGAACGTTTTGGACGCTCGGCGCAGGCCTTGGCTTTGCCGGTGCTCGATCCGGCCGCATTTGTCGCCTCACTGGAGGCCTTAGTGCAGGTGGACGGGGAGTGGACACCCAGTGGCGACGGTACCTCGCTGTACTTGAGGCCGTTCATGTTCGCCACCGAGCCGTTTGTTGGAGTCAGGCCTGCCCGCCAGGTGACCTACCTGCTAATTGCCTCGCCGGTCGGAGCCTATTTTGCCGGCGGCCTGGCGCCGGTTTCGATCTGGATTGACACCGTCCACCACCGGGCGGCCAGGGGCGGTACCGGTGCGGCCAAATGCGGCGGCAACTACGCCGCCTCGCTGGTCAGCCAGCAATTGGCAGCGGCCAACGGCTGCGACCAGGTGTTGTTCCTAGATGCTGAGACCGAGAGCCACCTCGAAGAGCTGGGTGGCATGAACGTAATGGTGGTGACGGCAGCGGGGCAGGTGTTGACCCCGCCGCTGGACGGTTGCATTTTGGCGGGCATTACCCGCGAATCGATTATCCAGCTGTGCTGCGAGCGCTCCGTCGAGGTCCAAGAACAAGCCATTCGCCTGGACTGGCTGCTCGAGGCGGCGGCCTCAGGCGAGGTCAGTGAGGTCTTTGCCTGTGGCACAGCGGCGGTGATCACGCCGGTGGGCCGCCTGGCCGGTGAAGGCTTCGAGATCGAAGTTGGCGGCGGCGAGATTGGGCCGCTAACGCTGTCGCTCTACCAAGAACTGACTGACATCCAATACGGCCGGCGCCCAGATACCCGCGGCTGGACCCACCGCCTGGCCTAGCGTCGTAGCCTTCACATTCCGAGAAGTGCTAGTGGAATGACGGCCACACCGTCGGAGCGCCGGTACGCGTGGGCGCCGGTGTTGATGACAATCTTGTCGGCTAGTCGGTCTCTGATTTGTTGGTGGAGCCAGTGAAGGTGGCGAACGTCGCGATCGGTGACGGTGCCAGCTAGCTTGATCTCGATGGCTACGACCCGACGGTCATCACCCTCCACTATGACGTCGACCTCACGTGGCCCGCGTCCATTGTTAACGCGAAGGTGGCTGACGCTTGCACGTTGGGCCTCGGCATAGACCCGAACGGATTGGACAACAAGAGACTCGAAGAGCGCGCCCAGCCAGGTGCCCGTGGCGGCCGATGGCGCGGAACCGTCACCCATGAGCAGGGCGGTCTTTTTGACGCCAACTAGCCGCGCGGCGAGGGCAGGGTCGACCAGGTGGTGTTTTGGTGCGGCTGCCAGCTTTTTCAACGGGTTGAACGACGGGTGCCAGGCTTGAAGTGGTTCAAGGATGAAGATGCGGCTGAGGTGGTCGCGGTAGGTATCGGCTGTGGTCCGGGTTGGCTTGCTGTCCTCTCCGGGCGTCG encodes the following:
- a CDS encoding 3-isopropylmalate dehydrogenase; amino-acid sequence: MNSQLDLAVIAGDGIGPEVVEQGLRVLRAALERESLEVKATEYDLGAKRWHATGETLPADELAAIGRHQAILLGAIGDPTVPSGVLERGLLLKLRFALDQYVNLRPAKLYNGVSSPLYKPGAIDFMVVREGTEGPYVGNGGAIRAGTEHEIATEVSINTAFGALRTIEYAFELAAKRERQKLTLVHKHNVLVHAGHLWQRLVEQVSPAYPQVTVDYLHVDAATIFMVNDPGRFDVIVTDNLFGDILTDLAGAVVGGIGLAASGNINPEGRFPSMFEPVHGSAPDIAGQSKADPTATVLSVGLMLRHLGHQAAALRVEQAVAADLAFRGTASRSTEEVGDSLVTLATSAP
- a CDS encoding acetolactate synthase large subunit, which encodes MTPTQPTQRMTGAEGIVKSLEALGVEVVFGIPGGMILPTYDPLFDSSIRHILVRHEQCAGHAAVGFAASTGRVGVCIATSGPGATNLMTALADANMDSVPVVAITGQVPSGSIGTDAFQESDVVGATMPLTKHSFLVKESEDIPDTIAAAFHLAKTGRPGPVLVDITKSAQVAEFDYHEPRRPPLPGYRPTIKPHIGQLREAAEVLSRATRPVVLAGGGIIRAGAGPELEALIATTGLPVVSTLMGIGVLPDRHPNYLGMGGMHGSVPAVVALQRADLILAVGCRFDDRLTGRLDTFAPEATVIHADIDPAEVGKLVKAQVPLVGDAKAVLAGLKQRAEAWEKPLDLGDWWRLLEDLRQRYPKGYDQPSDGMLAPQKVVERIAALSPDDSIFATGVGQHQMWAAQFLEHKAPRTFLNSGGLGTMGYGVPAAMGAQVANPDRTVWAIDGDGCFQMTGAELSTCSVESIPIKVALMNNSSLGMVRQWQTLFYGSRYSNTDLHTGPDTRMIPDFVKLADAMGAVALRCDRDDQIDTVIEQALAVTDRPVLVDFHISRDAMVWPMVAAGASNDDIQYARGIAPEFDRE
- the ilvC gene encoding ketol-acid reductoisomerase; the protein is MAKLYYDDDADLSIIQGRKVAVIGYGSQGHAHAQNLRDSGVEVRVGLNAEAPDRDKPVAAGFTVDSPGEVAAWADVIMMLVPDQVARHVYANEIAPNLAAGNTLMFAHGFNIRFGYIKVPDGVDVAMVAPKGPGHLVRREFADGRGVPVLVAVEVDATGQAWPQVLSYAKAIGGLRAAGIETTFSEETETDLFGEQAVLCGGLSHLIEAGYETLVEAGYQPEIAYFEVLHETKLIVDLIFEGGLGKMRWSVSDTAEYGDYVSGPRVIDDQVKARMKDILADVVSGAFATRFVVDQDAGGSEFKRLRSEQASHPIEAVGQQLRQLFAWSKVQDDFEEGPGA
- the ilvN gene encoding acetolactate synthase small subunit, with amino-acid sequence MSSHTLSVLVENKPGVLARVAGLFARRGFNINSLAVGPTERPGVSRITVVVDVEQLPLEQVTKQLNKLINVLKVIELEGPEGSVQRDLLLVKVKTPPESRSAVTQLVDLFRAHVVDVAAETMVIEATGTESKLAAMLTLLEPHGVVELVKSGTVGISRGSKAMSERANKKSSN
- a CDS encoding Lsr2 family protein; the encoded protein is MAQRVVVELLDDIDQTPATSTVNFGLDGKIYTIDLNSDHAAELRGLLDKYVAAGRKVGTHRSALRPSKRQHDDFDPAAVRAWASSNGIPVSTRGRVPAKVVAKYHAAGY
- a CDS encoding transporter → MASFLMSQPVLIMMLMVGLGSVLGEIRIKGISIAAAAVLFVAIGFSAWATSMGLVMEAGQSHQVEILGTFGLVLFTFTVGVISGSNFFASIRDGWRPILATLVMFVACAGLAFGGGRLLGLPGGVAAGTFAGALTNTPALAASTGALPLADQALPTVGYAVSYIFGVLGMLIVAQMALRVSSRDTDAPAPLVSRTIRVESDSLPSIAGLEERYEGRIKFARVRHGEHQPILAASEDDVLRRDDLVTVVGSKDCAAAITRELGHLSSHNLEQDRRYLDFRRITVSNPMLSGRTIAELDLEEQYSARIIRVRRGDVDMVARGSLVLQTGDRVRVTASRERMDALTKFFGDSVRGLADINPVGFALGLALGVGIGLIPVPIGANTFKLGAAAGTLIVGLIFGRLRRCGPVVLTMPTSSAQAISELGLLLFLAQAGLTAGTQISLAFSSGEWWRILLLGAVITSVMGASMFVVMRQVFKIGGTRLSGMVAGVQTQPAVLSFANAKTNADARVALGYAMVYPSAMVLKILLGQLLGILAV
- a CDS encoding branched-chain amino acid aminotransferase is translated as MAELTTAAGPSFELELTAKPLPQAERAAVMTNPGFGSVFTDHMVRVDWDSQSGWGGHRVVANQPISLWPAAAVLHYAQEIFEGLKAYRWDDGSIRTFRPWANAERFGRSAQALALPVLDPAAFVASLEALVQVDGEWTPSGDGTSLYLRPFMFATEPFVGVRPARQVTYLLIASPVGAYFAGGLAPVSIWIDTVHHRAARGGTGAAKCGGNYAASLVSQQLAAANGCDQVLFLDAETESHLEELGGMNVMVVTAAGQVLTPPLDGCILAGITRESIIQLCCERSVEVQEQAIRLDWLLEAAASGEVSEVFACGTAAVITPVGRLAGEGFEIEVGGGEIGPLTLSLYQELTDIQYGRRPDTRGWTHRLA